A genome region from Coffea arabica cultivar ET-39 chromosome 7e, Coffea Arabica ET-39 HiFi, whole genome shotgun sequence includes the following:
- the LOC140011191 gene encoding putative late blight resistance protein homolog R1B-23 isoform X3: MIMEIPSSSNANCFDFAFYDYLLSHHVSSSTSTSCFDLALDFLAKPETETLFGWHFKNLKMEIPPSSNANCFDFALYDYLQSHHISSSTSTSCFDLALDFLAKPETETLFGWHFKNLKEKVRLMKTCFLYVKKCRRRRNHEALLEHDHEGRCNIMSESLRRSIICFRIQDVAIRMILDLLPAYFQYIQSGYHLDFDIIESAITRSKEKIKLFLETDLKKSCVAIFIDYYSPGDPRLVMDLIMCLLETLDCVLPVGELRDTIRNRLKLLRHLIGFVTMQGLECSQLTDLLTYTVVAAGRLISICLSDYDDEQAVNRMESEIYQLIHEKINLHDLQVRETFVHVLTASKKQPRSSYDLALQKNEDPVVGQFIGSLRDCLMDLLGSYASFQVPVKDQILRLHEEIRCLAILLKQEEKLGDEIKDLIGVVVSDVGILTFSLFVNEIKEGLPEETDLGLFHLHKVLKYMVAEVAHNFPLKSPYSSFNYPRPNELGCMDSFLENLKELARCDEADDSIGFQQDRIQMIQKDLVFLRSFLENIKEQRYQNGKLQAFWSHVMEAAYKAELLIDLALVGDKCEDSLDAVSRDINLLKIEAPEIHNGQTQRVNKTSLHIPSQFTITMHGEDLLGLDDEVETITHRLTRGSKQLDVVPIVGMPGLGKTTLANKVYTASSVRSYFHVRGWCCVSQTYSIRSLLVELLCSIHSKSPNEYLKMDENDLAVKLRQVLLRSRYLLVLDDLWDVEAWNLLEKSLPNDANGSRILFTSRYQDLSLHFKPNSEPHHLRHLTDKESWALLQRKLFGTEDCPPALSEVRSQIAKLCQGLPLAVVLVAGILATTVQDSWEEVTKSLSSILLEDDYCKKTLELSYSHLPDYLKPCLLYFGTFQEDEVINVRRLLRLWISERFVQQTEGKSLEEAAYDYLMALINRSLVMVTRQRTVGGAKTCLLHDLVHEFCVEKAKEESFLYVIHSWKAPLSLIGPSNPHRVCVSNTGELTIWELMLIFPNLCSLILFGQDDIEHEEEDLGILLPKLLRVLDFGNLDFGSFPMEVVLLVHLRYLALKGVTYIPSAIANLSRLETLIVEDPCLGIELPSTIWNIKTLSHLRVLNYDEVWPMGFIFPLGNLEGSPDLDHLDTLDLAIDPSPQSLQKILRKLPSIRRIKCMERPREATRNCNEILEFDGLSQLESLHLFGFCGCGFKFPLNLKKLALSNNGLPWSEISTIGKLPNLEVLKLLDHSFVGEEWVMKEGEFPNLRVLKLLGLEFRNWTAFSDNFSRLEKLVLRSCEELEKVPSCLGECETLEMIEVEGCHASVVDSVKQIQQEQMDMGNVALKIEIDNYDDTIFSPEAESTPSEAEEISSEGESISSHHTIDNCESECTAGFHSSGKRRKILD; encoded by the coding sequence ATGATAATGGAGATCCCCTCCAGCAGTAACGccaattgctttgattttgctTTTTATGATTATCTGCTGTCGCATCACGTCTCCTCCAGCACTAGCACTAGTTGCTTTGATCTTGCTTTAGATTTTCTAGCCAAGCCTGAAACAGAGACCCTATTTGGCTGGCACTTCAAGAACCTGAAGATGGAGATCCCCCCCAGCAGTAACGccaattgctttgattttgctTTATATGATTATCTGCAGTCGCATCACATCTCCTCCAGCACTAGCACTAGCTGCTTTGATCTTGCTTTAGATTTTCTAGCCAAGCCTGAAACAGAGACCCTATTTGGCTGGCACTTCAAGAACCTGAAGGAGAAGGTAAGATTAATGAAAACATGTTTTCTGTATGTCAAAAAGTGTAGGAGGAGGAGGAACCACGAAGCACTTTTGGAGCATGATCACGAGGGCAGGTGTAATATTATGTCTGAAAGTTTGAGACGCAGTATTATTTGCTTCAGAATTCAAGATGTGGCTATCAGGATGATTCTTGATCTTCTGCCTGCTTATTTTCAATATATTCAATCTGGTTATCACTTAGATTTTGACATCATTGAAAGTGCGATTACCAGATCCAAGGAAAAGATCAAACTGTTTCTTGAGACAGATCTCAAGAAATCATGCGTCGCCATCTTCATCGACTATTACTCACCAGGAGATCCACGACTAGTTATGGATCTTATTATGTGCCTTTTAGAGACTCTGGATTGCGTTTTACCTGTTGGGGAGCTAAGGGATACAATTAGAAATAGGCTAAAACTCTTAAGGCATCTCATTGGCTTTGTGACAATGCAAGGTCTTGAATGTTCGCAATTGACAGATCTCTTGACTTACACTGTAGTTGCAGCTGGACGCCTGATTTCTATATGTCTGTCTGACTATGATGATGAACAAGCGGTCAATCGAATGGAATCTGAAATTTATCAGCTGATACACGAGAAGATCAATCTTCATGATCTCCAAGTTCGAGAAACTTTTGTCCATGTCCTGACAGCTTCAAAGAAACAACCAAGATCATCATATGATTTAGCCCTTCAGAAGAATGAGGATCCAGTGGTAGGCCAGTTTATTGGTTCTCTTCGTGATTGTCTTATGGATCTACTAGGATCTTATGCCAGTTTTCAGGTTCCAGTCAAGGATCAAATACTAAGACTCCATGAGGAAATAAGATGCCTGGCTATCCTTCTTAAACAGGAGGAGAAACTAGGTGATGAAATAAAGGATCTTATTGGAGTTGTGGTATCTGATGTAGGAATTTTGACCTTCTCCCTTTTTGTCAATGAAATCAAAGAAGGCTTGCCCGAGGAAACAGATCTTGGGTTGTTTCATTTGCACAAAGTTCTCAAATATATGGTGGCAGAGGTTGCACACAATTTTCCACTAAAATCACCATATTCATCATTTAATTATCCAAGACCTAATGAGTTGGGCTGTATGGATTCTTTCCTAGAAAATCTCAAGGAACTAGCAAGGTGTGATGAGGCTGATGATTCAATTGGTTTTCAACAGGATAGAATCCAAATGATTCAAAAAGATCTCGTATTCTTAAGATCTTTCCTGGAAAATATCAAGGAGCAGCGCTATCAGAATGGAAAACTTCAAGCTTTCTGGAGTCATGTTATGGAGGCTGCATACAAGGCAGAGTTACTGATTGACTTGGCACTTGTTGGTGATAAATGTGAAGATTCTTTGGATGCCGTTTCTAGAGATATCAATCTTTTGAAGATTGAGGCCCCTGAGATCCATAATGGTCAAACCCAAAGAGTTAACAAGACTTCCCTTCACATACCATCACAATTTACTATCACCATGCACGGCGAAGATCTGTTAGGTCTTGATGACGAGGTGGAAACTATTACTCATCGGCTTACGAGAGGATCAAAGCAATTGGATGTTGTTCCCATTGTGGGTATGCCTGGCCTTGGGAAGACCACATTAGCCAACAAAGTTTATACTGCTTCTTCAGTTAGGTCATATTTCCATGTTCGTGGCTGGTGTTGTGTATCTCAAACATATAGCATACGCAGTTTGTTAGTTGAGCTTTTGTGTAGTATTCATTCTAAGAGTCCAAATGAATATCTTAAGATGGATGAAAATGATTTGGCCGTGAAGCTAAGACAGGTTTTGCTGAGAAGTAGGTATCTCCTTGTTTTGGATGACTTGTGGGACGTTGAGGCATGGAATTTGTTGGAAAAATCACTGCCGAATGATGCCAATGGAAGCAGGATTCTCTTCACCAGTAGATACCAGGATTTATCTTTGCATTTCAAACCTAATAGCGAGCCTCACCATCTCCGCCATCTTACTGACAAAGAGAGTTGGGCATTATTGCAGAGAAAGCTATTTGGCACGGAAGATTGTCCTCCAGCACTAAGTGAAGTTCGATCTCAAATAGCAAAACTTTGTCAGGGCTTACCCCTCGCAGTTGTCCTTGTTGCTGGAATTCTTGCTACTACTGTACAAGATAGTTGGGAAGAAGTTACAAAAAGTCTAAGTTCTATTCTCCTTGAGGATGACTATTGCAAGAAGACACTTGAGTTGAGTTATAGTCATTTACCAGATTATTTGAAGCCATGCCTTCTATACTTTGGTACATTTCAAGAAGATGAGGTTATTAATGTGCGAAGGTTGTTACGGCTTTGGATCTCTGAAAGATTTGTGCAACAAACTGAAGGAAAGAGCTTAGAGGAAGCAGCTTATGACTACTTGATGGCTCTAATTAATAGAAGTTTAGTTATGGTTACCAGACAAAGAACTGTGGGTGGTGCCAAAACTTGTCTACTTCACGATTTGGTACACGAGTTTTGTGTGGAAAAAGCCAAAGAAGAAAGTTTTCTGTATGTTATTCATAGTTGGAAAGCTCCTCTTAGTCTTATTGGGCCAAGCAACCCCCACCGAGTTTGTGTTTCCAATACTGGAGAACTGACGATTTGGGAGTTAATGCTTATTTTTCCCAATTTATGctctttgatcttgtttggacaAGATGATATTGAACATGAAGAGGAGGATTTGGGTATTTTGTTACCTAAACTTCTCAGAGTGTTGGATTTTGGGAATTTGGACTTTGGTTCTTTTCCGATGGAAGTAGTGTTGCTTGTTCACTTGAGATATCTGGCGCTCAAAGGAGTAACATACATCCCATCTGCGATAGCCAATCTCTCAAGGTTAGAAACTCTCATCGTAGAAGATCCGTGTCTTGGTATTGAGCTGCCAAGTACTATTTGGAACATTAAGACATTGAGTCATCTACGTGTTTTAAATTATGATGAAGTATGGCCaatgggttttatttttccactTGGAAATCTTGAAGGATCCCCAGATTTAGATCATTTAGACACTTTAGACCTTGCAattgatccctcccctcaaagCTTGCAAAAGATACTGAGAAAGTTACCAAGCATTCGCAGGATAAAATGTATGGAACGACCAAGAGAAGCTACCAGAAATTGCAACGAGATTCTTGAGTTTGACGGTTTGAGTCAACTAGAATCACTTCATTTGTTTGGTTTTTGTGGATGCGGATTTAAATTCCCgttgaatttgaaaaagttggCTCTCTCAAATAATGGTCTGCCATGGAGTgaaatttcaacaattggaaagTTGCCCAATCTTGAAGTGCTTAAATTACTTGATCACAGCTTTGTCGGGGAAGAATGGGTAATGAAAGAGGGGGAGTTCCCTAACCTCCGAGTCTTAAAATTGTTAGGGTTGGAATTTCGCAACTGGACTGCATTTTCTGATAATTTTTCCCGCCTTGAGAAATTGGTCTTGCGCTCGTGTGAGGAGCTGGAAAAGGTCCCTTCTTGTTTGGGGGAGTGTGAGACTcttgaaatgattgaggtggAAGGGTGTCATGCGTCTGTTGTAGATTCTGTAAAGCAAATTCAACAAGAACAGATGGATATGGGCAATGTGGCTCTAAAGATCGAAATTGATAATTATGATGATACAATCTTTTCCCCAGAAGCAGAGTCAACTCCCTCAGAAGCAGAGGAGATTTCTTCAGAAGGGGAATCTATTTCCTCTCATCACACAATTGACAATTGTGAGAGTGAATGTACAGCGGGATTTCACTCATCAG